One Salinibacter sp. 10B genomic window, TCCACGGAGTCGACACCCCGGAGACAAACCAGCCTCACGGCAGGGCCGCAACCCGGGCTGCACGCAGATACATTGGCGGAGAGCGCGTCCGCTTTACAGTCGAGGAGATCGGCTCTTACGGGCGCGCTGTAGCCCGGATAAGCGTAGGAGGTGGCGACCTTGGGTCAATGCTCATCCAGGAAGGACACGGCTGGTATTACGAGCAATACGCGCCTGGAGCCACTGAGTACGCCCGGCTGGAGCGCCAGGCCCGCAATGCCGATCGCGGCCTTTGGTCCCGAGCCAATCCCATTCCACCCTGGGAGTGGCGGGACCGGTCGGCTGGGGGACAGCAGACCACAAGCGAAGATAAAGACTGCTCTGACTTTGAGACCCAGCCGGAAGCACAGGCATTCTTTGAAGCTCACCAGCCAGGGGATCCGCATCGCCTGGATGGAAACGGCGATGGAGAAGCCTGCGAGTCACTCCCAGGAGAGCCGTAATCTCCTTCGGTTCTCCTCGAAGATGGCCAGCAGTCTTTTGGGTTTCTACCGTTTTTATTCCCCCATGCGTGCCCGCCTGCAGCCCAACCTTTTGGCCTTAAGGGCCCGGTTGAACCTGCGGGCGGGTATTTCTATGTCCCTCTCGACCGTTCCCTTGTCTGGATGAGTTACGCTGAGTGGAGCATGAGCCCCTTGGAAATAGGCCGGAGAAGAACACATGTTTAGAATATGTGTCCGTATCATTATTATGATGGCCAGTGCTCGACTTCTGACCGTCTCCGACCTTCATGTTCTCTGCTCAATCCCCTGCTTGTTCCTCAGAACTCTCGAGTCACGCGCTCATTGCCACTGGGTTTCGCCCGCAGCGAAGTGAGAACGTGCAGTTCCTTCCGCTTTACCTCTCGCACGTTGAGGCGGGATTCCCATCTGCGGCCGATGACTACATCGAAACGGAGCTCGACCTCAGCAAGCACCTGATCAATAACGAGGAAGCGACCTTCTTCGTCCGCGTCTCCGGGAGCTCAAGGGCCGAGGCCGGAATCCACGATGGCGACATCCTCGCGGTCGACCGGTCGATGGAGCCAGAGGACAGGGCGGTCGTCGTGGCTGCCCTCGATACCGAGCTCACCGTCAAGCGTTACGAGGTCCACTCGGGCCACCCTGACCTCATGCCCGAAAACTCAAGTCATGATCCGGTACCCGTCCGAGAGGGGCAGGAGCTCATCATTTGGGGCGTCGTCCAGCACGTCATGCACGAGGTATCTTGACGAGGGGAGGGGACTCTATCGCGTTTGATGTCTGTATTCTTGTAATCCTGTGGACACCGTTTTCGCACTTGTCGACTGCCAGAACTTCTACGCCTCCTGCGAGCGGGTCTTTGACCCGACCCTTCGCGGCAGACCCATCTGCGTACTTTCAAACAACGACGGGTGCGTCATTGCCAGAAGCGAGGAGGTGAAGCGTTCGGGCACCGAAGGGGAGGGCGTGCCAATGGGCGCGCCTTACTTCAAATGGCGAGAGGAATTGGAGGAAATGGATGCTGCGGTGCTTTCCTCCAACTACACCCTCTATGGGGACATGTCCTCCCGCGTGGCCAGCATTCTTCGAAACGATGCTCTGGAGCTGGAGCGGTACTCGATCGACGAGTGCTTTCTGACGCTGCCCGCTCTCTCCAGAGAGAACCTCTGGCGTGTGGCTGATCGAATCCGCCGGCGCGTTCTCAAGTGGCTCGGAATTCCAATTCGCGTCGGGATCGGCCCGACCAAGACCCTAGCGAAGATCGCCGACGAGAACGCGAAAGCCCGAAAGCGGGCCGGCTGGGGAAAGGGCGTCTACGTCTGCCCGGAGGAGCCAGAGCGAGAGGAGCTCCTCAGGCGCGTGCCAGTCGGTGATATCTGGGGCATTGGCTCCGCCTACGAGGAAAAGCTTAGGGAGAAGGGGGTAACATCGGCCGCTGGCTTCCGGTCTCT contains:
- a CDS encoding thermonuclease family protein; this translates as MDSARTLRTAAVLAFLMASLIVPRVKGQVDPGQTYTAKVIDVTDGDTYNARRSSGQEVTIRLHGVDTPETNQPHGRAATRAARRYIGGERVRFTVEEIGSYGRAVARISVGGGDLGSMLIQEGHGWYYEQYAPGATEYARLERQARNADRGLWSRANPIPPWEWRDRSAGGQQTTSEDKDCSDFETQPEAQAFFEAHQPGDPHRLDGNGDGEACESLPGEP
- the umuD gene encoding translesion error-prone DNA polymerase V autoproteolytic subunit — protein: MFSAQSPACSSELSSHALIATGFRPQRSENVQFLPLYLSHVEAGFPSAADDYIETELDLSKHLINNEEATFFVRVSGSSRAEAGIHDGDILAVDRSMEPEDRAVVVAALDTELTVKRYEVHSGHPDLMPENSSHDPVPVREGQELIIWGVVQHVMHEVS